The following are from one region of the Chromobacterium phragmitis genome:
- the sctJ gene encoding type III secretion system inner membrane ring lipoprotein SctJ, producing the protein MKPLGLLLVCALLLIGCKSELYSKLDEAEANQMLALLMYNRIPAEKRADKEGVGLFVDEDRFVDAVEVLRQNGLPRRKAVGMQDLFPSGQLVSSPEQEEAKLNYLKSQQLEQMLSRMDGVIVAEVTVAQPRARDGEEAPPASAAVFIKHSPEVNLPAREAEIRALVRDGIPRLPAERISLSLQRADYRYLPAQAQPAPSRLKTWLPWTAAGAALAVAAALALLWRRRRKEAA; encoded by the coding sequence ATGAAACCGCTTGGCTTGCTGCTGGTCTGCGCGCTGCTGCTGATAGGCTGCAAGAGCGAACTCTACAGCAAGCTGGACGAGGCCGAAGCCAACCAGATGCTGGCCTTGCTGATGTACAACCGCATCCCGGCGGAGAAGCGGGCGGACAAGGAGGGCGTCGGCCTGTTCGTCGACGAGGACCGCTTCGTCGACGCGGTGGAGGTGTTGCGCCAGAACGGCCTGCCCCGCCGCAAGGCGGTGGGCATGCAGGACCTGTTTCCTAGCGGCCAGCTGGTGTCCTCGCCTGAGCAGGAGGAGGCCAAGCTCAATTATCTGAAGAGCCAGCAGCTGGAGCAGATGCTGTCGCGGATGGACGGGGTGATCGTGGCCGAGGTGACGGTGGCGCAGCCACGCGCCCGCGACGGCGAGGAAGCGCCGCCGGCCTCGGCCGCGGTGTTCATCAAGCACAGCCCGGAAGTGAACCTGCCGGCGCGCGAAGCCGAAATCCGCGCGTTGGTGCGCGACGGCATTCCCAGGCTGCCCGCCGAGCGCATCAGCCTGTCGCTGCAAAGAGCCGACTACCGCTATCTGCCCGCCCAGGCGCAGCCCGCGCCTTCGCGCCTGAAAACCTGGCTGCCCTGGACCGCCGCAGGCGCCGCGCTGGCCGTCGCGGCCGCGTTGGCGCTGTTGTGGCGCCGCCGCCGCAAGGAAGCGGCGTGA
- a CDS encoding type III secretion system domain-containing protein, producing MSPAQRALAELWWRPGGRMDAGWWPRLEMEAWRGDYQRRSALRPALDGMLAKRLGQDGALPALSAEAEALLADDGRRGALCLSLGLWALGCPDYLLLRAYRAPLAAHLDAAALARLPALLPTRAGAVAEWTPEALCGEALRHGGAWLARAEDPAVAACRLHWAPLERAPRADSPLPALRKLLKWL from the coding sequence GTGAGTCCGGCGCAGCGCGCGCTGGCCGAGCTGTGGTGGCGGCCGGGCGGCCGCATGGACGCCGGCTGGTGGCCGCGGCTGGAGATGGAGGCTTGGCGCGGCGATTACCAGCGCCGAAGCGCGCTGAGGCCGGCGCTGGACGGCATGCTGGCCAAGCGGCTGGGCCAAGACGGCGCGCTGCCGGCCCTGTCGGCCGAGGCCGAAGCCCTGCTGGCCGACGATGGCCGCCGCGGCGCGTTGTGCCTGAGCTTGGGCCTATGGGCGCTGGGCTGTCCCGATTATCTGTTGCTGCGCGCCTACCGCGCGCCCTTGGCCGCCCATCTGGACGCTGCGGCCCTGGCCCGATTGCCCGCGCTGTTGCCGACGCGGGCCGGCGCCGTCGCCGAATGGACGCCGGAAGCGTTGTGCGGCGAGGCGTTGCGCCATGGCGGCGCCTGGCTCGCGCGGGCGGAAGACCCGGCGGTGGCGGCCTGCCGCCTGCATTGGGCGCCGCTGGAGCGCGCGCCGCGGGCGGATTCTCCGCTGCCGGCATTGCGCAAGTTGTTGAAATGGCTATGA
- a CDS encoding protein EsaK: MNLDIRRLPGRLPAGDVIASAELDARLRLDDTLAGLQAETRALRDAARAELEQARRDGETLRAALRRQAEAECERLRQAARGEAVAEAVEWLCAEQALERRIADTVSARWRRLTAKALEELLGSIDQNELMLRRVERRVAEWMPKGALTLLVPPEGLERARQHYAALPSVRVRAAAELGPGQARLENELLRIHLDGPAHQAWLLRQLAGDTERIVHA, encoded by the coding sequence TTGAATCTTGATATACGGCGGCTGCCAGGCCGGCTGCCGGCCGGAGACGTGATCGCATCGGCCGAGCTGGATGCCAGGCTGAGGCTGGACGACACGCTGGCCGGCCTGCAGGCCGAAACGCGGGCGCTGCGAGATGCGGCGAGGGCCGAACTGGAACAGGCGCGCCGCGACGGCGAAACCTTGCGCGCGGCCTTGCGCCGCCAGGCGGAGGCGGAGTGCGAGCGATTGCGGCAGGCTGCGCGCGGCGAGGCCGTGGCCGAGGCGGTCGAGTGGCTGTGCGCAGAGCAGGCGCTGGAGCGCCGCATCGCCGACACGGTGTCCGCTCGCTGGCGGCGGCTGACCGCCAAGGCGCTGGAAGAGCTGCTGGGCAGCATCGATCAGAATGAGCTGATGCTGCGGCGCGTGGAGCGGCGGGTGGCGGAGTGGATGCCCAAGGGCGCGCTGACGTTGCTGGTGCCGCCGGAAGGGCTGGAGCGCGCGCGCCAGCATTACGCCGCATTGCCGTCGGTCCGCGTGCGCGCGGCCGCGGAGCTGGGACCGGGCCAGGCCCGGCTGGAAAACGAATTGCTGCGCATTCATCTGGATGGCCCGGCCCACCAGGCCTGGCTGTTGCGGCAACTGGCCGGCGACACGGAGCGCATCGTCCATGCTTAG
- a CDS encoding TyeA family type III secretion system gatekeeper subunit produces MLRLDQLVTGAAGGIEDGIAEPMAGQVDGGDSALAMARAELMDFQFSALQETQEELSFALGGRLRDNRRGGQAQENARGRVLAAKLVAELGAVEAATLDGVLDGPQDWLRSPRMLDALRQRHPDPGQMALHIAAWLARGKLDAKQRGRLEQALLELSADEGMALSLFGALNFGPVTPGLRQELAALYRKASAPRQRLSQWLQSLGAGERRRKQLKTMLQVLAFDLSVSGQPIVGSHLAAVIGDLKQLLRLLGLEAHCEQAAAGLALERVDGETLMRSLVTLLEQAWAAADSVGEALPPLPDQQYRLARSLSRLLQLLPDECFSDDGHKAQLMSAAQEWMDRHAD; encoded by the coding sequence ATGCTTAGACTGGATCAACTGGTGACCGGAGCCGCGGGCGGCATCGAGGACGGCATCGCCGAGCCCATGGCAGGCCAAGTGGACGGGGGCGATTCCGCCTTGGCGATGGCGCGGGCCGAATTGATGGATTTCCAGTTCAGCGCGTTGCAGGAGACCCAGGAAGAGCTCAGCTTCGCCTTGGGCGGCAGGCTGCGCGACAACCGGCGAGGCGGGCAGGCGCAGGAGAACGCGCGCGGCCGGGTGCTGGCGGCCAAACTGGTGGCCGAGCTGGGCGCGGTCGAGGCCGCCACGCTGGATGGGGTGCTGGATGGGCCGCAGGATTGGCTGCGCTCGCCGCGGATGCTGGATGCGCTGCGGCAGCGACACCCCGATCCCGGCCAGATGGCGCTGCATATCGCCGCCTGGCTGGCGCGCGGCAAGCTGGACGCCAAGCAGCGCGGCCGGCTGGAACAGGCGCTGCTGGAGTTGAGCGCCGACGAGGGGATGGCGCTGTCGTTGTTCGGCGCGCTGAATTTCGGCCCCGTCACGCCGGGTTTGCGCCAGGAATTGGCTGCCTTGTACCGGAAGGCAAGCGCTCCCCGGCAGAGGTTGTCGCAGTGGCTGCAGTCGCTGGGCGCGGGGGAGAGGCGGCGCAAACAATTGAAGACCATGCTGCAGGTGCTGGCCTTCGATTTGTCGGTCAGCGGCCAGCCTATCGTCGGCAGCCACCTGGCGGCGGTGATCGGCGATTTGAAGCAACTGCTGCGGTTGCTGGGACTGGAGGCGCACTGCGAGCAAGCCGCCGCCGGCCTGGCGTTGGAGCGAGTGGACGGCGAGACGCTGATGCGGTCGCTGGTGACGCTGCTGGAGCAGGCATGGGCGGCGGCGGACAGCGTGGGCGAGGCTTTGCCGCCGCTGCCGGACCAGCAATACCGGCTGGCGCGATCCCTGTCCCGTCTGCTGCAACTGTTGCCGGACGAATGCTTCTCCGACGATGGCCACAAGGCGCAACTGATGTCGGCCGCGCAGGAGTGGATGGATCGCCACGCCGATTAA